CGCGAGGGGATCTCGCTGTACGACATCGACGCGTTAGAGGACGTGACGCGGCGGACCCGCGAGAGCCGCGAGGCGGAGGCGCGGGAGGTCGAAGCCATCATCGACGAGGAGCTCGACCGCATCCTGCAGGCGTACAAGCGCAAGCGCGCCGACGACGCCATCTCGGCGATGTACGCCGGCGCCGACCGCGTGAAGGCCCGCGAGGTCGACCGCGCGGTCTCGAAGCTCGAAGCGCAGGGCGACCTCACCGACGAGCAGCGCGAGACCGTCGAGGACCTCGCGGACGCGTTGGTCGGCCAGCTGCTCGCCGCGCCGACCCGGTCGCTGCGGGACGCGGCCGGCGAGGACGACTGGGAGACGATCCGGACCGCGCTCCAGCTGTTCGACCCCGAGTTCGACACGCTCCCGGAGGGGCCGGCGTCGAAGGAGGCCGCCCCGAGCGACATCGACGGTGCCCCGGAGTCGATCGCCGAGAAACTCGACGACTGAGCCGGGAGCCGCGGCCGTTCTTTATCAATCGACCCGAAAAGCGGAAGCCGAGGGCGGCGTCAGCCGAAGCCGATGGCGACAGCGACCGCCGTCAGTCGCCGGCGACCGCGAACCGCGAGGCGTCGCTGTCCGCGGTCTGTGCGGTGAGAAGCGAGACGCCGACGGTGAGTATCGCCGACAGCGCCATCAGCCCGAGCGCCACGTCCCATCCGCCGGCGACCGTGCGCGGCAGCGTCGGCACGGCGGCGACGACGGCGGACAGCACCACCGCGAGGTACGCGACCTGCGGGACGAGCACGCCGACGACCATCCCGGTGCGCGTCGTCCGCTCCCAGTAGAGCGCACAGATCACGGGGAGCGCGAGCAGCGCGAACCCGGAGAACGCGGTGTCGCCGACCTCGATCAGCGTGCCGGGCCGGAAGAGGCTCGCGACGAACGCGAGGAGGGCGAAGACGGCGACGCCGATGCGGGCGACCCACGCCTCACGGCGGTCGGACGCCGTGGCGTTGATGACGGGACGGTAGAGGTCGCGGGTGAAGTACGACGACCCGGAGAGCAGCATCGAGTCCGACGAGGACATCATCGCGGCCATCGCCCCGGCGACCACGAGCGCCGCGAACCACGCTGGCGTGTACTCGTTTAAGACGACCGGGAGCACGTTGGCGCCCTCAGGCACCGATATCGGCATCCCGGCCGCCCACGCGCCGAGCATGAACGCGGGGAGGAAGAGGAGGAGGACCAACACGGGCCACAGGACGAACGAGCGTTTCAGCGTCTCGCCGGACCGCGCGACGAAGAACCGCTGGTTGATCTGCGGGAACATCGTCACGCCGAACGCGATGGTAATCGCTGTCGAGATGATGAAGCCGGGCGAGTAGAGACCGCCGCCGAACGACCCGAACGAGGGCTTCGCGTCGAGCATCGCGCCGGTGGCCGCGCCGACGCCGCCGACCGCCGAGACCACCCACACGGCGGCGATCCAGACGACGGAGAGCATGAACAGCCCCTGCACGGTGTCGGTCCACGCCACGCCGCGCATCCCGGCGAGGACGACGTAGAGGATCATGAATCCGGTGACCAGCGCCGCGCCGCCCCAGTAGGGCACGGCGCCGTCGGTGAGCCCCACGAGCGCCTCGCCGGCGCCCATCTGCTGGAGCATGACGTACGGGAACAGCCAGAGGAGGCTCACCCCGGCGACGAGCGCGCGCAGGCCGACGGAGCCGAACCGGTCCCCGAGCATCTCGCCGAGCGTGACGTAGCCGTTTCGATCGCCTATCAACCACTGTTTGTAGCCGATGACGTACCACAGCACCGCGAACAACACGCCGTCTAACGTCCCCATCACGATCAGCCACTCCGGGCCGGCGGCGAACGCGAGGTTCGGCCCGCCGAAGAAGGTGAACGCGGAGAGCAGCGTCGCGAACGTCGTAAAGAGGAGGACGGCCGTCCCGATAGAGCGGTTCGCGAGGTAGTAGTCCTCGGCGGTCGACTCGGAGACGCGGTAGGCGACGAGACCGATGGCGAGCGCAAAGACGAGATAGCCCACGACGATGCCGAGCGAGAGGCCGAGCGTCACCGTCGGTCACCCCCGATCGCCGCGCCGCCGTCCGCCTCCGAGTGACCCATGCCCCGCTCCCACGCGCCGCTCCCGACGAACCGCGAGAACAGGACGGTACACAGCCCGAGCCACGCCACGTGCCACCAGATCCACACCGGTAAGCCGGCGACGACTCGGTCGACACCCCACAGCGGCCACGGCACGGCGAGCGCGACGAGGACCGCGAATATCGGTATCCATACGAGATCGCTTCGAACTCGTCTCATCTGGGACAACGTTACAACTCAGTGGTTAAATAGTATTTGACTGATTCGAACGACACTGTCGAAGAGAATTTTTCTTCAATAACCGGCAACGCAGTCAGGTGCGATAACTATTTTCGGCGACGGACACAACAATACACGGGCGGTCTGTACCGTCCACTCATCACCATTCACCATCATGAAAGACACTGAAAAATATCTCATCCACGCCACCATCGCGGCCGACGGCGTCGTCGAACGGAGCGACGTCGTCGGCGCGGTGTTCGGGCAGACGGAGGGACTCCTCGGCGACGAACTCGACTTACGGGACCTCCAAGAGTCCTCGCGGGTCGGCCGGATCGACGTCGCCGTCGAGTCCGAGAACGGCCAGTCGTTCGGCGAGGTCACGGTCGCGTCGAGCCTCGATAAGGTCGAGACCGCGATTCTCGCCGCCGCCTTAGAGACCATCGACCGAATCGGCCCCTGTCACGCCTCGGTCGAGGTCACGAGCATCGAGGACGTTCGGGCGGCGAAACGCCGCGAGGTCGTCGAGCGCGCGAAGGAGCTCATCGCCGGCGGCTTCGAGGAGACGAGCCTCGCGAGCAACGACATCCTCGAAGAGGTCCGAGAGGCTGCCCGCGTCGAGGGAATCGTCGACTACGAGGGACTCC
This genomic window from Halorubrum sp. PV6 contains:
- a CDS encoding DUF3311 domain-containing protein codes for the protein MRRVRSDLVWIPIFAVLVALAVPWPLWGVDRVVAGLPVWIWWHVAWLGLCTVLFSRFVGSGAWERGMGHSEADGGAAIGGDRR
- a CDS encoding sodium:solute symporter yields the protein MTLGLSLGIVVGYLVFALAIGLVAYRVSESTAEDYYLANRSIGTAVLLFTTFATLLSAFTFFGGPNLAFAAGPEWLIVMGTLDGVLFAVLWYVIGYKQWLIGDRNGYVTLGEMLGDRFGSVGLRALVAGVSLLWLFPYVMLQQMGAGEALVGLTDGAVPYWGGAALVTGFMILYVVLAGMRGVAWTDTVQGLFMLSVVWIAAVWVVSAVGGVGAATGAMLDAKPSFGSFGGGLYSPGFIISTAITIAFGVTMFPQINQRFFVARSGETLKRSFVLWPVLVLLLFLPAFMLGAWAAGMPISVPEGANVLPVVLNEYTPAWFAALVVAGAMAAMMSSSDSMLLSGSSYFTRDLYRPVINATASDRREAWVARIGVAVFALLAFVASLFRPGTLIEVGDTAFSGFALLALPVICALYWERTTRTGMVVGVLVPQVAYLAVVLSAVVAAVPTLPRTVAGGWDVALGLMALSAILTVGVSLLTAQTADSDASRFAVAGD